TAACAGTTCATTCAAGGAAGTATCAGAGCAGATCATGTGCAGCACAACTGGAACTTCACAGAAAATGTGGTTTATGACATATGGTCCACAAAGGGGAGGTAAGCTTAGTTTGAGTGGAACCACAGAAACTAGAAAACTCAATGTCCAAGATGCTGCTGCAATCCTCACACAGACTTGGTGATTCATTATAATTGTGTAGCGCAGAGGGTGACACACAGCTACGTAGCGATCCAAAGCCATTACAGCCAGAATGATGCATTCTGCAGCTCCCATAAAGGCAGAGATGTACGTTTGTGCCATGCACAATAGGTAGGATATGGTTTTCTTTACCGATAGCAGGTTAGACAACATTTTGGGGACCACAGCAGTGGTGTAGCAAAGGTTCAAAAATGCCAGATGCCTAAGGAAAAAATACATGGGTGTTTGTAAGTGGGGATCTGCTGTGGCCAGGGCAATGATGCCAAAGTTACCAAAGAGGGTTGTCATATATACGAGAGTGAATATCACAAAGAGTAATTTTTCCAGTCTGGGGTGAACAGAAAAACCCATCAGTATGAATTCCAAAATGTTGGTTCCGTTGTCTTGGATCATTATGTCCTGTAGAATCTATCTATCTAAGAAGAAAGACATATGAAAATGCTAAATGCAGTTCCACTTTAGCATCTAAGACACAAATAAAGCAATTGAGGTGATAGCAACAATGTCAAGGGTTCTCCTAAAGTCCTAAACAGGAGTGAACTTGGGATTCAAAATGGCCCTGGGACAAGCCAATCTGAATAGTCTTTGTGGGGACCATTCAGCCTAGCAGAAATGGGCATAAACTCATCCATTGCTTTCTCTTTCAAACTGATAACAGTAAAGGAGACAATGGATGAGTTGACACCAATTTCTACTGATGATGATCTGAGCCAAGTGCCTCATGAGGAGCTCACAGGGATAAGAGCTTTGTAAAAAGAAGGTTTTATAATATATTATAAGACATTAATTATTTCTATGAATAGATCATGTCATCTTTGGATCATTTGCCTCTTTTGTAACTTTCTGAAGACTTTTTAATAAATTTatttcaaacaaaaacaaagcccaaatgtataaaatataagaccttgtaaaaaaaatcataaaaagaACATTTGTGTGTTGTATGGAGTGCCTTATTAAAGAAAAAATGTAGAGGGCAAGAAAAGTAGAGAGATAAACATGTGTGGAGAAATCTTCTAAAGGGGAAAATATGGGCATAGGCATAGAAAATAATGGGGATTAAGGAGTTATATGGTTCAGTATAaaattgtacttttttttttttttttgaagatctAAGGCTTAGATCTAAGGCTACAGATGGAGCCTATTTTCTCTGTGACATGAAGTGGTCCAATTTTAGTTGATGGCCTAAGTACAATCTTTCCCTGAGAAATACGATTTGTTCGTGCTTACCTGTAATCTATCCACATCCAGATGACTGGACTATTGGGGGGTGCATGGAGATTCAAATAAGTATACATCTTGCAGTGCTAAAGGAACAGTGCTTTAACTGCATCCATGTGCTACTATTTATGCTAGTCATTATCTCGAAAaccctaaatggtttgggactAGAATACATCTGCCACCTGTCAATCAAAATCTTTATCAGAAGCTCTGCTCTTTGTTCTCACATCTTGAGATATGAAGCGGGTGTCTATCAGAGACAGATTTCTCAGTTTTGTCAACTTACTCCCTCCCTACACTGGCTTACCTGGCACCCAGGGTGATTAACTTTAGATGACTATGTTCTGGCTTCTGCCAGTACGTGGTTTTGAAATTAACAGGCTTTATGGGCTAGatcagggcctcttgtggcgcagagtggtaaggcagtagacatgctgtctgaagctgtctgcccatgaggctgggagttcaatcccagcagccggctcaaggttgactcagccttccatccttccgaggtcggtaaaatgagtacccagcttgctggggggtaaacagtaatgactggggaaggcactggcaaaccatcccatattgagtctgccatgaaaatgctagagggcgtcaccccaagggtcagacatgacccggtgcttgcacaggggatacctttacctttacctttatgggctAGATCACTGTGATATTTTGTATGgggcaatgtgtgtgtggggcAAACAGCTGAGAATCTGTAGAGTCATTTTAAAATACCTAAACAAATAAAACCACGAAGCATCTTTGGCCATTCCCCAAATCAAAACCCAACCCTATCTTATTCTATCAGCCCAATCCATTTACTTATTAGTGGGAAATCAGGATTGGCTACATTGCTGTTGTTTATCTTTTCTCCTATGTACTAGTACTCATTTTAACCCACATTTCCCAAAATCCATActcatatgatttttttaaaagtatataaagcaacaattttatatatttaacccTGGTTTATTGTCTCTTGGTTCACAGAGCAacattgatttttgttttaagtGCAGATATTTATTGTGTAATAAGTCCCTCTTTCTTCATCTACATCATGGCCTGTTGTACGGTCACAAAAGAAGGCATCCTAGGTTGGAATAGACATCTTTCACTAGTGGAAGCTTCCTTGATTGGAAGAAGGCTGATTGCACCAAAGGAAGGTTctttaacaaaataaaactttgcgaTCCAGCCTACTGCTCATTACATCCCGGTCCTTTTGAAATATTATCCAATTGATTGATAATAATCATTGATTGGATAAAATGGTACACTttaattccacacacacacaaaggccttTATTAGTGTGATAAAAGAGGCAATAGCATTAGTAAAACCATTACAGGCATGTAGAAGTCAAAGGAtgacaataaaattaatagaagcATTATACTAACATGTAAATTATGGAAGCATACAATTCTCAACTCTGAAGTTTAACTACAGGCATCCTAGTGGCAGCTGACAAAAACATTGCCACCTCCTCAATCAATATAGGGTTTTGGCTATTCATTAAAAACAGTACTTTAGCCTGGTCAGAAGGCCTGGTGCACCTAGTTAAAAAGGAGGATGAAAATTTGACTTGAATCCCTCCATAAAATGGACAATATAATAGAACATGCAAGACAGATTCAATGCAATTCAGTTCACATGGACAAATTCTATTTTCATAGGGAACATTATTGAATCTCCCAGTTAGCAAGGcagtttaaaacatttaaccTCACTAACATAAAAGCCCTTCTCCATTGTggattaattaattgataaaaatacagGGCTGTAATCTCCAATCTAGGTCGAATTCCTATACTAAGTGGGGAGCATGTTTTATCAGCTACACTAGTTATTTCTTGTAATTTCACTCACAATGGAAGAGAATCTTTGGATCCTGgtgattctttttttccctttgcttttttAATATTACAAAAAAAGATACTGAGACTGACATACCCATATCATTAGTTTATGCAAACCCTTGTTTTAAACAGATAAGTGGGACCAACCtgaatttttcttctttcctgtatAATGTCCATGTCTGTGACACCTGAAGTCAGATGAAGTTAAAAGAGTGTCCTTCAAAACAATAGTTCTATTAATGTGCTAGTTGGCAAATCTCATGTGCCCAATTAAATAAACATCTCAGACTTGTACTTTACTTTCTTAATCTGCATTACGGTCAGGGGCCACAATGGAATACAGGAACTGGCAAGGAAAAAGGcctgaaatattttcctggaGCTAGCCTGTACTATGATAGTTAAATAAGAGTATCAGGTAGAACGGAGACCCTAGCCATCCCATGAGTGTATCGGAATGAGACAACATCAGATCATTACATTTTACTTCTGCGTTTTATTACTTGTTAAAAAGTATTTTGTTACTTATTAAATGTAATAGTAATGAACCAAATAATCTAGCTGCAAAACAGACTAGTTATACAAATATACCCCATCAAAAATAAATGTCGTTGTATGTTATAGACAAAGTTCCAAGAATTTTTAAATGACACAATGGGAAcactggggagaaatattttcaatCTTGTATGCTTGTTTATATTAAATCATCTATGATATCGATTTATATGAAGGTTTGGTAACCCATTTTTCCTTCTGTATTTCCTTTatgctgtttctttttttataccTACATATATTCCAGAGAGTTGCACTTTATAGACCTGCTTTAGGTCAAGATACAGCCTTACTAAAAGCCAATACCCAGTGGAAGGATTTTACAGCTCAAAAACTAATATTCTACAGCCAACCAAAATAAACCCAAACACAAAAGATCAGTATAGAGATGATTTCCAAATGTTGACAGGCAAGTTTCTATGGTTCAGGAATGTTTCCCACCTCAGAAAATATTGCTGACTGGTAGAATGGCATTTGGGCCCACATAATACACAACCCATGActggcattaacaaggccacagctttattgaaatcAAACACACCCTCAAGCTGGAGGCTTGGCCCATAGGCATGAGAAGACCCAATCCCACCTCAGCTATCTGGCTGCTCAGAACTTTGCTTCAGAGGTGCCCTGGAACTTGTCATCTCCAGAGTCCCCACAGGGGACCATCtcattgtcaggatcagtgcctggtcCTGCCATGGGTTGACCTGGGTTTCTCCATATTTGATTGCTTGCATTTTCATCTTTCCTGCTGGGGCCTCTTTATAACCCAagccccatatattatgcttgcatgcctgaaatcgaaactgtttTGCTGTAGCCtgttatctcagggagctgtgaattatttgtcttttgaaccggccagccgGGTCTGTCTTTTGTAACCAAAACATCTATCTCGTCCGGAGATGCCCAAGGACGTGTAAGAAGTAACACTTtcgtttatggcacctggtgcccctctcccccctcctttgggaaccttcaaggtttgggcgggagattactattgaaaaggggtggcaaatgtgatttcaggcagaattgacttttctagcttaggtgtatgaagtaacttctcaataaacgctttcttttaaaagaagcttgttgtgagttcttgcaacgcttgacactcATGGGCCACACAGCCTGCCTAACTCCAGGTGCCTGGCCTACCCAGTCGGGTAGGCCACACCTGTTGTtgagtggcagaatggcagggcccGGGCACGTGGCACCTTATAAAGGCAtccaggctctgcccctg
The Paroedura picta isolate Pp20150507F chromosome 16, Ppicta_v3.0, whole genome shotgun sequence genome window above contains:
- the LOC143825328 gene encoding olfactory receptor 2G3-like → MIQDNGTNILEFILMGFSVHPRLEKLLFVIFTLVYMTTLFGNFGIIALATADPHLQTPMYFFLRHLAFLNLCYTTAVVPKMLSNLLSVKKTISYLLCMAQTYISAFMGAAECIILAVMALDRYVAVCHPLRYTIIMNHQVCVRIAAASWTLSFLVSVVPLKLSLPPLCGPYVINHIFCEVPVVLHMICSDTSLNELLMLLSGISTLMLPFILILVSYGHIIGAVIRIRTAGGRRKAFSTCSSHLTVVTIYYGTGMFMYMRPKSSYSPETDKYISVFYAVINPMLNPIIYSFRNNEVKESLIRAFVRNTLGKAL